In Quercus lobata isolate SW786 chromosome 12, ValleyOak3.0 Primary Assembly, whole genome shotgun sequence, a genomic segment contains:
- the LOC115971255 gene encoding uncharacterized protein LOC115971255 isoform X7: MWRQNVFLQNPDSDHSISDEEDYDSNLPQISALLTGALEKKVELQVLSRLEILRDDDVEMPEFRNEARKAFTCNPDEEIISDDEVNNVVSKFSDSSNAKKLHEDSLCRFGSGVQDGAQTWSAVSKEAEALLHLNENASTHSAYSKASKSYKGVRCKVKQKFSFRFQSRKEEPSWPSLSKDENIVSFEVHEAPERLDTFEPRSEEHSIAEVLDDCQRENQFQSENLHAQVGALGHGCTEPSMAELLDGLQDRASLQKGVSKKCSRTKDKRVQIVAKKIISPLGDRTVDREDSSESMGSGSSSEDKQATDQKLKVTIPEMKRQTMADRFQETLGATFLNDEGALVAVPKSSGIGLFGKLQQLMQNEKERDVDFLKKLQTGSNKISKTCDYEVSSIIVKILARYLDAKLIVCQCSFCENIESPTPSGSPQIMINGGRKTTIIFNPRVCSDVDLEVGNLICIHPPWKEVKAGNDESIILSTYFSQIVRPVQVCQN, translated from the exons ATGTGGCGGCAAAACGTTTTTCTG CAAAATCCCGACTCCGACCACAGCATTTCCG ATGAGGAAGACTACGATTCTAATTTGCCCCAAATTTCTGCCTTATTAACCGGTGCTTTGGAGAAAAAGGTG GAACTGCAAGTTTTGTCGCGGCTCGAGATACTTAGAg ATGATGATGTTGAAATGCCTGAATTTCGTAACGAGGCAAGGAAGGCATTCACGTGCAACCCGGACGAGGAAATCATCTCCGATGATGAG GTAAACAACGTGGTGTCGAAATTTTCTGATTCCTCCAATGCTAAAAAGCTCCATGAAGACAGTCTTTGTAGATTTGGAAGTGGGGTGCAAGATGGTGCACAGACATGGTCTGCTGTAAGTAAAGAAGCTGAGGCACTGTTACATTTGAATGAGAATGCATCAACCCATTCTGCCTACTCCAAAGCAAGCAAATCTTATAaag GAGTCAGATGTAAGGTTaagcaaaaattttcattccgtTTCCAGTCACGTAAGGAAGAACCCTCCTGGCCTTCTTTATCTaaggatgaaaatattgtgtcatTTGAGGTTCATGAAGCACCTGAAAGATTGGACACATTTGAACCTAGATCCGAAGAACATTCAATTGCTGAGGTTCTTGACGATTGTCAGAGAGAGAATCAATTCCAGTCAGAGAATTTACATGCTCAAGTAGGAGCTCTTGGGCATGGATGCACTGAGCCATCAATGGCTGAGCTTCTAGATGGCCTTCAGGACAGAGCTAGTTTGCAGAAAGGAGTTTCTAAAAAG TGTAGCAGAACAAAAGATAAAAGGGTACAGATTGTTGCAAAGAAAATTATCTCTCCACTGGGAGATAGAACTGTTGACAGAGAGGATTCCTCTGAATCCATGGGTAGTGGATCATCTAGTGAGGACAAG CAGGCCACAGATCAAAAGCTAAAGGTTACAATCCCAGAAATGAAGAGGCAAACTATGGCAGATCGGTTTCAAGAAACTTTAGGTGCTACCTTTTTAAATGATGAAGGGGCCCTTGTTGCAGTGCCTAAATCATCAGG AATTGGATTATTTGGGAAGTTGCAACAGCTCATgcagaatgaaaaagaaagagatgtggatttcttgaagaagttgcagACTGGATCTAACAAAATTAGTAAAACTTGTGact ATGAAGTAAGCAGCATCATTGTAAAAATCCTGGCAAGATACTTGGATGCAAAGCTGATAGTTTGTCAATGCTCTTTTTGCGAGAACATAGAG AGCCCCACACCATCAGGAAGCCCTCAAATAATGATAAATGGAGGAAGGAaaacaacaattatttttaatccGAGAGTTTGCAGTGATGTTGACCTTGAAGTTGGGAACTTGATCTGTATTCACCCACCATG GAAGGAGGTAAAAGCAGGCAATGATGAGAGCATTATTCTCTCTACGTATTTCTCCCAAATTGTAAGACCAGTTCAGGTTTGTCAAAATTAG
- the LOC115971255 gene encoding uncharacterized protein LOC115971255 isoform X9: MPEFRNEARKAFTCNPDEEIISDDEVNNVVSKFSDSSNAKKLHEDSLCRFGSGVQDGAQTWSAVSKEAEALLHLNENASTHSAYSKASKSYKGVRCKVKQKFSFRFQSRKEEPSWPSLSKDENIVSFEVHEAPERLDTFEPRSEEHSIAEVLDDCQRENQFQSENLHAQVGALGHGCTEPSMAELLDGLQDRASLQKGVSKKCSRTKDKRVQIVAKKIISPLGDRTVDREDSSESMGSGSSSEDKQATDQKLKVTIPEMKRQTMADRFQETLGATFLNDEGALVAVPKSSGIGLFGKLQQLMQNEKERDVDFLKKLQTGSNKISKTCDYEVSSIIVKILARYLDAKLIVCQCSFCENIESPTPSGSPQIMINGGRKTTIIFNPRVCSDVDLEVGNLICIHPPWKEVKAGNDESIILSTYFSQIVRPVQVCQN, from the exons ATGCCTGAATTTCGTAACGAGGCAAGGAAGGCATTCACGTGCAACCCGGACGAGGAAATCATCTCCGATGATGAG GTAAACAACGTGGTGTCGAAATTTTCTGATTCCTCCAATGCTAAAAAGCTCCATGAAGACAGTCTTTGTAGATTTGGAAGTGGGGTGCAAGATGGTGCACAGACATGGTCTGCTGTAAGTAAAGAAGCTGAGGCACTGTTACATTTGAATGAGAATGCATCAACCCATTCTGCCTACTCCAAAGCAAGCAAATCTTATAaag GAGTCAGATGTAAGGTTaagcaaaaattttcattccgtTTCCAGTCACGTAAGGAAGAACCCTCCTGGCCTTCTTTATCTaaggatgaaaatattgtgtcatTTGAGGTTCATGAAGCACCTGAAAGATTGGACACATTTGAACCTAGATCCGAAGAACATTCAATTGCTGAGGTTCTTGACGATTGTCAGAGAGAGAATCAATTCCAGTCAGAGAATTTACATGCTCAAGTAGGAGCTCTTGGGCATGGATGCACTGAGCCATCAATGGCTGAGCTTCTAGATGGCCTTCAGGACAGAGCTAGTTTGCAGAAAGGAGTTTCTAAAAAG TGTAGCAGAACAAAAGATAAAAGGGTACAGATTGTTGCAAAGAAAATTATCTCTCCACTGGGAGATAGAACTGTTGACAGAGAGGATTCCTCTGAATCCATGGGTAGTGGATCATCTAGTGAGGACAAG CAGGCCACAGATCAAAAGCTAAAGGTTACAATCCCAGAAATGAAGAGGCAAACTATGGCAGATCGGTTTCAAGAAACTTTAGGTGCTACCTTTTTAAATGATGAAGGGGCCCTTGTTGCAGTGCCTAAATCATCAGG AATTGGATTATTTGGGAAGTTGCAACAGCTCATgcagaatgaaaaagaaagagatgtggatttcttgaagaagttgcagACTGGATCTAACAAAATTAGTAAAACTTGTGact ATGAAGTAAGCAGCATCATTGTAAAAATCCTGGCAAGATACTTGGATGCAAAGCTGATAGTTTGTCAATGCTCTTTTTGCGAGAACATAGAG AGCCCCACACCATCAGGAAGCCCTCAAATAATGATAAATGGAGGAAGGAaaacaacaattatttttaatccGAGAGTTTGCAGTGATGTTGACCTTGAAGTTGGGAACTTGATCTGTATTCACCCACCATG GAAGGAGGTAAAAGCAGGCAATGATGAGAGCATTATTCTCTCTACGTATTTCTCCCAAATTGTAAGACCAGTTCAGGTTTGTCAAAATTAG